One segment of Passer domesticus isolate bPasDom1 chromosome 28, bPasDom1.hap1, whole genome shotgun sequence DNA contains the following:
- the DBNL gene encoding drebrin-like protein isoform X1, with the protein MALNLAKNGRALQEAYGSVVAAGSRTDWALFTYEGNSNDLRVAGSGEGGLQEMLEELSSGKVMYGFCRVTDPNSGLPKYVLVNWTGEGVNDVRKGACANHVSTVANFLKGAHVTINARAEEDVEPELIMQKVAQASGANYSFHKESSKFQDSGPQAPVGSVYQKTNAMSEIKRVNKDNFWAKAEKDEEERRQAERRRAEEQRQRLERERRQRELREAAGREQHFQARAREIEAHRRLQQQQEAENRDREQQQWAEHAEEDEARRGVRRSESVEKAQEAATLIAQRAVNPRDIFKQRERAGPGDTGLPAQPGKLRSPFLQQELNSVPSPASPSRDLWGSPPASPVPAAGRDSGYNSGVPGSQVEENLYEEPPEPSAIYEEPPQEQGDDAKYDYRAEYQEPPDLAGKGLCARALYDYQAADDTEISFDPENIITHIEMIDEGWWRGYGPDGHFGMFPANYVELIE; encoded by the exons ATGGCGctgaacctggccaagaacgggCGGGCGCTGCAGGAGGCCTACGGGAGCGTGGTGGCCGCGGGGAGCCGCACGGACTG GGCTCTGTTCACCTACGAAGGCAACAGCAATGACCTGCGAGTGGCTGGCTCCGGAG agggggggctgcaggagatgctggaggagctgagcagcGGGAAGGTGATGTACGGCTTCTGCCGCGTCACCGACCCCAACTCGGGGCTGCCCAAATACGTCCTGGTCAACTGG ACGGGTGAAGGCGTCAATGACGTGAGGAAAGGAGCCTGTGCCAACCACGTCAGCACTGTGGCCAACTTCCTGAAG GGGGCCCACGTCACCATCAACGCCCGGGCAGAGGAGGACGTGGAGCCCGAGCTCATCATGCAGAAGGTGGCCCAGGCCTCGGGGGCCAACTACAGCTTCCACAAGGAGAGCAGCAAGTTCCAGGACTCGGGGCCCCAGGCTCCCGTG ggctctgtgtACCAGAAGACAAACGCCATGTCTGAGATCAAGAGGGTCAACAAGGACAATTTCTGGGCCAAAGCAGAG aagGACGAGGAGGAGCGGCGGCaggcggagcggcggcgggcggaggagcagcggcagcggctGGAGCGCGAGCGGCGCCAGCGCGAGCTGCGCGAGGCCGCGGGCCGCGAGCAGCACTTCCAGGCCCGCGCCAGGGAGATCGAGGCCCACAG Gagactccagcagcagcaggaggctgagaacagggacagggagcagcagcagtgg GCGGAGCACGCCGAGGAGGACGAGGCACGCCGGGGCGTCAGGAGGAGCGAGTCGGTGGAGAAAGCCCAG gaGGCGGCCACGCTGATCGCGCAGAGAGCCGTCAACCCCCGAGACATCTTCAAGCAGAGGGAgagagcggggccgggggacacggggctgccagcacagccag GGAAGCTGCGCagccccttcctgcagcaggagctgaactcggtgcccagccctgcctcccccagccGGGACCTCTGGGGGTCCCCCCCGGCCTCCCCCGTGCCTGCAGCAG GACGAGACTCTGGGTACAATTCTGGTGTGCCAGGGTCCCAGGTGGAGGAGAACTTGTACGAGGAGCCCCCGGAGCCCTCGGCCATCTACGAGGAGCCCCCCCAG GAACAAGGTGACGATGCCAAATACGACTACAGGGCAGAGTACCAGGAGCCCCCAGACCTGGCAGGGAAGGGGCTCTGTGCCCGGGCACTCTACGACTACCAGGCTG ctgacGACACCGAGATCTCCTTTGACCCTGAGAACATCATCACCCACATCGAGATGATCGACGAGGGCTGGTGGCGCGGCTACGGCCCCGACGGCCACTTCGGGATGTTCCCCGCCAACTACGTGGAGCTGATCGAGTag
- the DBNL gene encoding drebrin-like protein isoform X2 produces the protein MALNLAKNGRALQEAYGSVVAAGSRTDWALFTYEGNSNDLRVAGSGEGGLQEMLEELSSGKVMYGFCRVTDPNSGLPKYVLVNWTGEGVNDVRKGACANHVSTVANFLKGAHVTINARAEEDVEPELIMQKVAQASGANYSFHKESSKFQDSGPQAPVGSVYQKTNAMSEIKRVNKDNFWAKAEDEEERRQAERRRAEEQRQRLERERRQRELREAAGREQHFQARAREIEAHRRLQQQQEAENRDREQQQWAEHAEEDEARRGVRRSESVEKAQEAATLIAQRAVNPRDIFKQRERAGPGDTGLPAQPGKLRSPFLQQELNSVPSPASPSRDLWGSPPASPVPAAGRDSGYNSGVPGSQVEENLYEEPPEPSAIYEEPPQEQGDDAKYDYRAEYQEPPDLAGKGLCARALYDYQAADDTEISFDPENIITHIEMIDEGWWRGYGPDGHFGMFPANYVELIE, from the exons ATGGCGctgaacctggccaagaacgggCGGGCGCTGCAGGAGGCCTACGGGAGCGTGGTGGCCGCGGGGAGCCGCACGGACTG GGCTCTGTTCACCTACGAAGGCAACAGCAATGACCTGCGAGTGGCTGGCTCCGGAG agggggggctgcaggagatgctggaggagctgagcagcGGGAAGGTGATGTACGGCTTCTGCCGCGTCACCGACCCCAACTCGGGGCTGCCCAAATACGTCCTGGTCAACTGG ACGGGTGAAGGCGTCAATGACGTGAGGAAAGGAGCCTGTGCCAACCACGTCAGCACTGTGGCCAACTTCCTGAAG GGGGCCCACGTCACCATCAACGCCCGGGCAGAGGAGGACGTGGAGCCCGAGCTCATCATGCAGAAGGTGGCCCAGGCCTCGGGGGCCAACTACAGCTTCCACAAGGAGAGCAGCAAGTTCCAGGACTCGGGGCCCCAGGCTCCCGTG ggctctgtgtACCAGAAGACAAACGCCATGTCTGAGATCAAGAGGGTCAACAAGGACAATTTCTGGGCCAAAGCAGAG GACGAGGAGGAGCGGCGGCaggcggagcggcggcgggcggaggagcagcggcagcggctGGAGCGCGAGCGGCGCCAGCGCGAGCTGCGCGAGGCCGCGGGCCGCGAGCAGCACTTCCAGGCCCGCGCCAGGGAGATCGAGGCCCACAG Gagactccagcagcagcaggaggctgagaacagggacagggagcagcagcagtgg GCGGAGCACGCCGAGGAGGACGAGGCACGCCGGGGCGTCAGGAGGAGCGAGTCGGTGGAGAAAGCCCAG gaGGCGGCCACGCTGATCGCGCAGAGAGCCGTCAACCCCCGAGACATCTTCAAGCAGAGGGAgagagcggggccgggggacacggggctgccagcacagccag GGAAGCTGCGCagccccttcctgcagcaggagctgaactcggtgcccagccctgcctcccccagccGGGACCTCTGGGGGTCCCCCCCGGCCTCCCCCGTGCCTGCAGCAG GACGAGACTCTGGGTACAATTCTGGTGTGCCAGGGTCCCAGGTGGAGGAGAACTTGTACGAGGAGCCCCCGGAGCCCTCGGCCATCTACGAGGAGCCCCCCCAG GAACAAGGTGACGATGCCAAATACGACTACAGGGCAGAGTACCAGGAGCCCCCAGACCTGGCAGGGAAGGGGCTCTGTGCCCGGGCACTCTACGACTACCAGGCTG ctgacGACACCGAGATCTCCTTTGACCCTGAGAACATCATCACCCACATCGAGATGATCGACGAGGGCTGGTGGCGCGGCTACGGCCCCGACGGCCACTTCGGGATGTTCCCCGCCAACTACGTGGAGCTGATCGAGTag
- the AEBP1 gene encoding adipocyte enhancer-binding protein 1, translated as MVPPGPPRSCLLLAAALLPLLPVPAPGAAPGPPALTDAEIEEFLRGFLAPGDRDGDGTELGFGTELSTGTGTGAPEPLPEPEKPRKGKKEKPPKKPKERPRGPKKDKDKERGKNKPPKKSKEKPPKGSEKPPKGSEKNPKGSEKPPKGSKKPKEKPPKATKPSGKKPPVPPSPPTVQQPSRGKEDEEIPEFLEPSHKEEEEDGGVRGELEEPPNERWEDWSPEPQPEVPEEPEPPTLDYNEQLEREDYEDFEFIRRQQKPPKPPGRRRPERVWPQPEETKPEEPPPRPPPQPLPPPPVPGPVTEGDYGEGFEPPDYDDWSYGLPPPSKPHEHPDKEDGKETEEEKIGASKPKKEEEEEEERWAEEKGQDRKGKPKKPGGKKWDPDEEEWAPPAEKKRCPPIGLESHRIEDDQILASSMLRHGLGAQRGRLNMQAGTNEDDFFDGAWCAEDDSRAHWLEVDTRRVTMFTGVITQGRDSQIHDDFVTSFYVGFSNDSQHWVMYSNGYEEMMFYGNVDKDTPVLSEFPEPVVARYIRIYPQRWNGSLCLRLEVLGCPLSAVSSYYTQQNEVTSTDNLDFRHHSYKDMRQLMKVVNEECPTITRIYNIGKSSRGLKIYAMEISDNPGEHETGEPEFRYTAGLHGNEALGRELLLLLMQFLCKEYQDGNPRVRGLVTDTRIHLVPSLNPDGYELAHEAGSELGNWALGHWTEEGFDLFENFPDLASALWAAEERRLVPHQFPNHHIPIPEHYLSEDAAVAVETRAVMAWMDKNPFVLGANLQGGEKLVSFPFDTARPSPPTPAAAPRPLDYEDEHPELQETPDHAVFRWLAISYASAHLTMAETFRGGCHTQDVTDAMGIVQGAKWRPRAGSMNDFSYLHTNCLELSIYLGCDKFPHESELQQEWENNKESLLTFMEQTHRGIKGTVTDQQGEPIANATIVVGGINHNVRTASGGDYWRILNPGEYRVSARAEGYNPSVKTCHVLYDIGATQCNFVLSRSNWKRIREIMAMNGNRPIRRVVPGRPMTPRERLRLRQRLRHRMRLREQMRLRRLNATTAAAGPTAPPPTTALPFPFSSTAYTPWSQEPPTAGTWEMDTETEVVTELVTETEGWELHTGTARPLTTAETYTVNFGD; from the exons ATGgtcccgccggggccgccccgctccTGCCTCCTGCTGGCGGccgcgctgctgccgctgctgccggtACCGGCaccgggagcagccccgggcccccccgCGCTCACCGACGCCGAGATCGAGGAGTTTCTGCGCGGCTTCCTCGCACCCGGGGACCGCGACGGGGACGGGACGGAGCTGGGCTTCGGCACCGAGCTcagcaccggcaccggcaccg GAGCTCCGGAGCCGCTGCCCGAGCCTGAGAAACCCAGGaaggggaagaaggaaaagcCCCCCAAGAAGCCCAAGGAGAGACCCCGGGGCCCCaagaaggacaaggacaaggagcGGGGCAAGAACAAACCCCCCAAGAAATCCAAGGAGAAGCCACCGAAAGGCTCTGAAAAACCCCCAAAGggctctgaaaaaaacccaaaaggctctgaaaaacccccaaaaggcTCCAAAAAGCCCAAGGAGAAGCCCCCCAAGGCCACCAAACCCTCTGGCAAGAAGCCACCAGTGCCACCGAGCCCCCCCACTGTCCAACAGCCCTCCCGGGGCAAGGAGGATGAAGAGATACCCGAGTTCCTGGAGCCTTCtcacaaggaggaggaggaggatggaggggTCCGAG gagagctggaggagccACCAAATGAGCGCTGGGAGGACTggagccctgagccccagccag AGGTCCCCGAGGAGCCGGAGCCCCCCACCCTGGACTACAACGAGCAGCTGGAGCGGGAGGACTACGAGGACT tcGAGTTCATCCGGCGGCAGCAGAAGCCCCCGAAGCCCCCGGGCAGGAGGAGACCGGAGCGGGTGTGGCCCCAGCCCGAGGAGACGA AGCCCGAGGAGCCCCCCCCGCGGCCGCCCCCGCAGCCCCTCCCGCCGCCCCCCGTGCCCGGCCCGGTGACCGAGGGCGACTACGGCGAGGGCTTCGAGCCGCCGGACTACGACGACT gGTCCTACGGGCTGCCCCCCCCGAGCAAACCCCACGAGCACCCGGACAAGGAGGACGGGAAGGAGACGGAGGAGGAGAAAATCGGAGCCT CGAAGCCcaagaaagaggaggaggaggaagaggagcgcTGGGCAGAGGAGAAGGGCCAGGACCGCAAAG gaaaacccaaaaaaccaggAGGAAAGAAGTGGGACCCGGATGAGGAGGAATGGGCCCCTCCAGCAGAGAAGAAAA ggtgtcccccaATCGGGCTGGAGTCCCACCGCATCGAGGATGACCAGATCCTGGCCTCCTCCATGCTGCGCCACGGGCTGGGCGCCCAGCGCGGCCGCCTCAACATGCAG GCGGGCACCAACGAGGACGATTTCTTCGACGGGGCGTGGTGTGCCGAGGACGACAGCCGCGCGCACTGGCTCGAGGTGGACACGCGCCGCGTCACCATGTTCACCGGGGTCATCACCCAGGGCCGTGACTCCCAGATCCA CGATGACTTTGTCACCAGCTTCTACGTGGGCTTCAGCAACGACAGCCAGCACTGGGTGATGTACAGCAATGGCTACGAGGAGATG ATGTTTTATGGCAACGTGGACAAGGACACGCCGGTGCTGAGCGAGTTTCCCGAGCCGGTGGTGGCTCGATACATCCGCATCTACCCCCAGCGCTGGAACGGGAGCCTCTGCCTGCGCCTGGAGGTCCTGGGGTGCCCCCTCTCTG ctgTCAGCAGCTACTACACCCAGCAGAACGAGGTGACCTCCACGGACAACCTGGACTTCCGACACCACTCCTACAAGGACATGAGGCag CTGATGAAGGTGGTGAATGAGGAGTGTCCCACCATCACCCGCATCTACAACATCGGCAAGAGCTCGCGGGGGCTGAAGATCTACGCCATGGAGATCTCCGACAACCCGGGCGAGCACGAGACGG GTGAGCCCGAGTTCCGGTACACGGCGGGGCTGCACGGCAACGAGGCGCTGGgccgggagctgctgctgctgctgatgcagTTCCTGTGCAAGGAGTACCAGGACGGGAATCCCCGCGTGCGGGGCCTGGTCACCGACACCCGCATCCACCTCGTGCCATCCCTCAACCCCGACGGCTACGAGCTGGCCCACGAGGCG GGCTCCGAACTGGGCAACTGGGCGCTGGGCCATTGGACAGAGGAAGGCTTTGACCTCTTTGAGAACTTCCCCGACCTGGCCTCAGCGCTGTGGGCAGCCGAGGAGAGGCGGCTGGTGCCCCACCAGTTCCCCAACCACCACATCCCCATCCCGGAGCACTACCTGTCCGAGGACGCGGCG GTGGCAGTGGAGACACGGGCTGTCATGGCGTGGATGGACAAGAACCCCTTCGTGCTGGGAGCCAACCTGCAGGGTGGGGAGAAGCTGGTGTCCTTCCCCTTCGAcacggcccggcccagcccgccGACGCCGGCAGCCGCCCCTCGCCCGCTGGACTACGAGGACGAGCACCCCGAGCTGCAGGAGACGCCCGACCACGCCGTGTTCCGCTGGCTCGCCATCTCCTACGCCTCGGCACACCTGACCATGGCCGAGACCTTCCGCGGGGGCTGCCACACGCAGGACGTCACCGACGCCATGGGCATCGTGCAGGGCGCCAAGTGGCGGCCCCGGGCTGGCA GTATGAATGACTTCAGCTACCTGCACACCAACTGCCTGGAGCTCTCCATTTACCTGGGCTGTGACAAGTTCCCCCACGAGAgcgagctgcagcaggagtgggAGAACAACAAGGAGTCTCTGCTCACCTTCATGGAGCAG ACCCACCGGGGAATCAAGGGCACGGTGACAGACCAGCAGGGAGAGCCCATTGCCAACGCCACCATTGTGGTGGGGGGCATCAACCACAACGTCAGGACAG CCAGCGGCGGGGACTACTGGCGCATCCTGAACCCGGGCGAGTACCGCGTGTCGGCGCGGGCCGAGGGCTACAACCCCAGCGTCAAGACTTGCCACGTGCTCTACGACATCGGGGCCACCCAGTGCAACTTCGTGCTGTCCCGCTCCAACTGGAAGCGCATCCGGGAGATCATGGCCATGAACGGGAACCGGCCCATCCGCCGCGTGGTGCCCGGCCGGCCCATGACGCCCCGCGAGCGCCTGCGGCTGCGGCAGCGCCTGCGCCACCGCATGCGCCTGCGGGAGCAGATGCGGCTGCGGCGCCTCAACGCCACCACGGCCGCCGCCGGCCCCACGGCCCCGCCGCCCACCACggccctgcccttccccttcaGCAGCACGGCCTACACGCCCTGGAGCCAGGAGCCACCCACTGCTGGCACCTGGGAGATGGACACCGAGACAGAGGTGGTCACCGAGCTGGTGACAGAGACGGAGGGCTGGGAGTTGCACACGGGCACAGCGCGGCCGCTCACCACGGCCGAAACCTACACCGTGAACTTTGGGGACTAG